The Sphingosinicella flava genome includes the window CGTGTTGAAGCGCGGCCCATTCGGACCGTCCTCCCTGAAATCGATCTCGATCACCCGAACGTCGGACGGCAGCTTCCCGTCGACGGCCGCCCAATATTCCTTGCTGGCAAGGTTGACGATCGGCCCGCCGCCTTGGTCGAGTGCGCGGCAGAGGGCGGCGGCGATCCGGTCCTGCCAAAATCCGTACAGATTGCCGCGCGCGGGCGCCCAGCGCGTTCCCATTTCCAGCCGGTAGGGCCGGATGGCGTCGAGAGGGCGAAGCAGGCCGTACAGGCCCGACAGGATCCGCAAGTGATCCTGCGCGAAGGTTATCGCTTCGGCGTCCAGACTGTGGACCTCGAAACCGGCATAGACGTCGCCGGCGAAGGCATAGATGGCCTGGCGTTCCGGCAGGACGTCGAACGTCCGGAACCGCTCGACGTTGAGCGCGGCGAGCTTGTCGGAAATATGCATCAGCCCCGACAGTTTCTTTTTCGACAGCCGGGCGGCTGCCTTGGCGATGCGCGCGGCGTCGTCTCGGAAATCGGGATTGGTGGCGGGGAGGGGCGGAACCGGGCGCGCATAATCGAGCGTCTTGGCGGGCGAAATCACGGCAAGCATTCCGCCCGGTAGCCAGCGGCCGGGACGCGGTCAATTCGCCCTTGCGCCACCCCAATTCAACGCGGGTTCAGCCGGACGATCTAGAAAGCGTCGGGGAAAGGCAGTAAGTGCCGCATCCTTGACCGTTCAATCCGGCGTGCATGCGCGGGCCGGCAGGAGGAAATTCGTGAAATCCATTTCCAAATTCGCCCTTGGCATGACTTTTTTCCTGGTGGGCGTTTCCCCCGCCGCGATGGCGGCCGTCCA containing:
- the yaaA gene encoding peroxide stress protein YaaA, producing the protein MLAVISPAKTLDYARPVPPLPATNPDFRDDAARIAKAAARLSKKKLSGLMHISDKLAALNVERFRTFDVLPERQAIYAFAGDVYAGFEVHSLDAEAITFAQDHLRILSGLYGLLRPLDAIRPYRLEMGTRWAPARGNLYGFWQDRIAAALCRALDQGGGPIVNLASKEYWAAVDGKLPSDVRVIEIDFREDGPNGPRFNTFAAKRARGMMARYICEHRLTDAESLKNFDSDGYRFDAEGSDADRWRFTRR